In one Oncorhynchus gorbuscha isolate QuinsamMale2020 ecotype Even-year unplaced genomic scaffold, OgorEven_v1.0 Un_scaffold_592, whole genome shotgun sequence genomic region, the following are encoded:
- the LOC124018966 gene encoding alpha-taxilin-like, with protein MTKKIKKLEKETTLWRTKWETNNQALLQMAEEKTLRDKHYKGLHGKLECLEKLCQALQKERDDLTTKLGDLQSTTEEEGTGPPDPQPSQESTQDEMSPPGRGKRRSPLLPLNWSWSPPPQSNLTTEPLTPLPFGGYI; from the exons ATGACCAAGAAGATCAAGAAGCTGGAGAAGGAGACGACTCTGTGGAGAACGAAGTGGGAGACCAACAATCAGGCTCTGCTACAGATGGCTGAGGAG AAGACACTGCGGGACAAACATTACAAGGGTCTGCATGGGAAGCTGGAGTGCCTTGAGAAACTGTGCCAGGCTTTGCAGAAGGAGAGGGACGACCTCACCACCAAACTGGGAGACCTACAGTCAACAACTGAGGAGGAGGGGACGGGACCTCCAGACCCCCAGCCCAGCCAGGAGTCTACCCAGGATGAGATGTCTCCGCCTGGGAGGGGGAAGAGACGCAGCCCCTTACTACCCCTGAACTGGAGCTGGAGTCCTCCACCACAGAGCAACTTGACAACTGAGCCACTAACCCCTCTGCCTTTTGGAGGGTATATTTGA